The following are encoded in a window of Salinibacter ruber DSM 13855 genomic DNA:
- the proS gene encoding proline--tRNA ligase — protein sequence MADAVTPRDEDYSQWYQDVVRNGQLAENSPARGCMIIKPNGMALWENMRDQLDQMFKDTGHQNYYFPLFIPERYMEREAEHVEGFAKECAVVTHSRLTQDEEGDLVPDPESELGENYIVRPTSETIIWDTYSKWIQSYRDLPLLYNQWANVVRWEMRPRLFLRTAEFLWQEGHTAHATETEAVEEAERMLDVYTTFAEEYMAMPVLQGRKTESERFPGAVDTYCIEAMMQDGKALQAGTSHFLGQNFAKAFDCTFTNEDNEEEYVWATSWGVSTRLIGGLIMTHSDDQGLVLPPKLAPHQVVIVPLFFDDDQEGPVMETCERLQERLEDHGIRVKMDQNHTQSPGWRFSEHELRGVPLRLAIGPRDLENDNVEMARRDTQEKEVVPQDGIAERVSDTLDDIQHALHERAQDRQADNTRVVEDYDAFREVIGRGGFAWAHWDGTPETEARIQEETSATIRLIPFDREDHEEGEDMLTGEPSEGRVLFAQAY from the coding sequence ATGGCAGACGCAGTCACGCCCCGTGATGAAGACTACTCGCAGTGGTACCAGGACGTCGTGCGCAACGGTCAGCTGGCCGAGAACTCCCCCGCCCGTGGGTGCATGATCATCAAGCCCAACGGCATGGCCCTCTGGGAAAACATGCGCGACCAGCTGGACCAGATGTTCAAGGACACGGGCCACCAGAACTACTACTTTCCGCTCTTCATCCCGGAGCGCTACATGGAGCGGGAGGCGGAGCACGTGGAGGGCTTCGCGAAGGAGTGCGCGGTGGTAACCCACTCCCGCCTCACGCAGGACGAAGAGGGCGACCTGGTCCCCGACCCGGAGTCGGAGCTGGGCGAGAACTACATCGTGCGCCCCACCTCCGAGACGATCATCTGGGACACGTACTCGAAGTGGATCCAGTCGTACCGCGACCTGCCGCTGCTCTACAACCAGTGGGCCAACGTCGTCCGGTGGGAGATGCGGCCGCGCCTCTTCCTGCGCACCGCCGAGTTTCTGTGGCAGGAGGGGCATACCGCCCACGCCACGGAGACGGAGGCGGTCGAGGAGGCCGAGCGGATGCTCGATGTCTACACCACGTTCGCCGAGGAGTATATGGCGATGCCGGTGCTCCAGGGGCGGAAGACGGAGAGCGAGCGCTTCCCGGGGGCGGTGGACACCTACTGCATCGAGGCGATGATGCAGGACGGGAAGGCGCTGCAGGCCGGCACGAGCCACTTCCTGGGCCAGAACTTTGCGAAGGCGTTCGACTGTACGTTCACCAATGAGGACAACGAAGAGGAGTACGTGTGGGCCACCTCGTGGGGCGTGTCGACCCGGCTGATCGGGGGCCTCATCATGACCCACTCCGACGACCAGGGCCTCGTGCTGCCCCCCAAGCTGGCGCCGCATCAGGTCGTGATCGTGCCCCTCTTCTTCGACGACGACCAGGAGGGGCCGGTGATGGAGACGTGCGAGCGCCTGCAGGAGAGGCTGGAGGACCACGGCATCCGCGTGAAGATGGATCAGAACCACACGCAGAGCCCGGGCTGGCGCTTCAGCGAGCACGAGCTGCGCGGCGTGCCGCTCCGCCTCGCCATCGGGCCGCGCGACCTGGAGAACGACAACGTGGAGATGGCCCGTCGCGACACGCAGGAGAAGGAGGTGGTGCCGCAGGACGGCATCGCGGAGCGCGTGTCCGACACGCTCGACGACATTCAGCACGCCCTCCACGAACGGGCCCAAGACCGGCAGGCGGACAACACCCGCGTCGTCGAGGACTACGACGCGTTCCGCGAGGTCATCGGGCGTGGCGGCTTCGCCTGGGCCCATTGGGACGGCACGCCGGAGACCGAGGCGCGCATTCAGGAGGAGACCTCCGCGACCATCCGCCTCATCCCCTTCGACCGCGAGGACCACGAGGAGGGAGAAGACATGCTCACGGGCGAGCCGTCCGAGGGCCGCGTGCTCTTCGCGCAGGCGTACTGA
- the tsaD gene encoding tRNA (adenosine(37)-N6)-threonylcarbamoyltransferase complex transferase subunit TsaD has protein sequence MLVLGIESSCDDTAAAVWDDGTVRSNVVSSQADLHEEYGGVVPELASRNHQRLIVPVVQRALAEADADARALDAIAGTYGPGLPGSLLVGLSFAKALAQGLDVPLIGVNHLEGHVYSVDLGPERPARPFLCLIVSGGHTELVHVGDDFQHDVLGRTRDDAAGEAFDKMAQLFGLGYPGGPDIDRHAESGAPTFHDFPRSRLDDFDFSFSGLKTSVLYYLRDRSDADRERLLDEHLDDLCASVRAAVVDVLVDAVRRAVEATGVGHVAVVGGVAANSALRRRMKALGDDEGVDVSVPDLAYCMDNAAMIAQAGARRLAAGHASPPTLDVHPSLQL, from the coding sequence ATGCTCGTGCTCGGCATTGAATCGTCGTGTGACGACACCGCCGCGGCCGTATGGGACGACGGCACGGTGCGGTCGAACGTCGTGTCCTCGCAGGCGGACCTCCACGAGGAGTACGGCGGTGTGGTGCCGGAGCTGGCCTCCCGCAACCACCAGCGGCTCATCGTGCCCGTCGTGCAACGGGCCCTTGCCGAGGCGGATGCGGACGCCCGTGCACTCGATGCCATTGCGGGCACCTACGGGCCGGGACTGCCGGGCTCCCTGCTCGTGGGGCTCAGCTTCGCGAAGGCGCTCGCGCAGGGGCTCGACGTGCCCCTGATCGGGGTGAACCACCTGGAGGGGCACGTCTACTCGGTCGACCTGGGGCCGGAGCGGCCGGCCCGCCCGTTCCTGTGTCTGATCGTGTCCGGCGGCCATACCGAACTCGTGCACGTCGGCGATGATTTCCAACATGACGTGCTCGGGCGCACCCGCGATGACGCGGCGGGCGAGGCGTTTGACAAGATGGCGCAGCTGTTTGGGCTTGGGTACCCTGGGGGGCCCGACATTGATCGTCACGCCGAGTCCGGAGCTCCAACCTTCCACGATTTTCCCCGGAGCCGGCTCGACGACTTCGACTTCTCGTTCAGCGGCCTGAAGACCTCGGTCCTCTACTACCTCCGCGACCGGTCCGACGCGGACCGCGAGCGCCTGCTCGACGAGCACCTCGACGACCTGTGCGCGTCGGTGCGGGCGGCGGTGGTGGACGTGCTCGTGGATGCGGTGCGGCGGGCCGTCGAGGCGACGGGGGTTGGGCACGTGGCTGTGGTGGGGGGCGTGGCGGCCAACTCCGCGCTGCGGCGGCGAATGAAGGCCCTCGGGGACGACGAGGGCGTTGACGTATCGGTGCCCGACCTGGCGTACTGCATGGACAACGCCGCCATGATCGCGCAGGCCGGGGCTCGGCGCCTCGCGGCCGGCCATGCGAGCCCGCCGACGCTGGACGTGCACCCGAGCCTCCAGCTGTAG
- a CDS encoding DUF3667 domain-containing protein, whose translation MSAPPLGSESGRPEDDPLGGPGDEAPSGQAASDPDEARAAAEDALAQIEAMADLDEEPDVEAADPQEPPPSESASAPTDSGTSPSSGAPEDQCENCGALLHGPYCSQCGQKAAERVVPLWHMLNEALEAVIELDMRVLWTLPKFLFLPGRLTKEYINGRRKRYIRPFRLYLFTTFVLFTVLALTAGGGVQVPFNPQMSPAQADTVQVETGMAGMDTTAVASAPWFFGSPEQRERWARSFRQNPGTVDVLFGGAETQARLEPLLRAKVAEAIRNPRDLIGGMIDRGPYVMFLMLPVFAFLLKLLYIRRGRLYVEHLIFSLHLHAFAFFAFTVGILLGEVEAPWVQTAATWVELAPLLYLVVAMGHVYEQGLIKSTIKAFLLLLVYSIMLLIGFILLALAAVVLM comes from the coding sequence ATGAGCGCCCCGCCGCTCGGCTCTGAGTCCGGCCGTCCCGAAGACGATCCCCTGGGAGGCCCCGGCGACGAGGCCCCGTCCGGACAGGCCGCATCGGACCCGGACGAAGCCCGGGCCGCGGCCGAGGACGCCCTGGCGCAGATCGAGGCGATGGCCGACCTCGACGAGGAGCCGGACGTGGAGGCGGCGGATCCGCAGGAGCCCCCGCCCTCCGAGTCGGCGTCCGCCCCGACCGACTCGGGCACATCGCCTTCGTCCGGGGCCCCCGAAGACCAGTGTGAGAACTGCGGCGCGCTCCTGCACGGGCCGTACTGTTCGCAGTGCGGGCAGAAGGCTGCGGAACGGGTCGTGCCCCTCTGGCACATGCTCAATGAGGCGTTGGAGGCCGTCATTGAGCTCGACATGCGGGTACTCTGGACCCTGCCCAAATTCCTGTTCCTGCCCGGCCGGCTCACGAAGGAGTACATCAACGGGCGGCGCAAGCGCTACATCCGCCCCTTCCGGCTGTACCTATTTACCACGTTCGTCCTGTTTACCGTGCTCGCCCTCACCGCCGGAGGCGGGGTGCAGGTGCCCTTCAATCCGCAGATGTCGCCCGCGCAGGCGGACACGGTCCAGGTGGAGACGGGGATGGCCGGGATGGACACGACCGCAGTGGCCTCGGCGCCCTGGTTCTTTGGCAGTCCCGAGCAGCGCGAGCGGTGGGCGCGGTCGTTTCGGCAAAATCCGGGCACGGTGGATGTGCTGTTTGGGGGGGCGGAGACCCAGGCGCGTCTCGAGCCGCTCCTCCGAGCAAAGGTGGCCGAGGCCATCCGGAACCCCCGAGACCTGATCGGGGGCATGATTGATCGGGGGCCCTACGTCATGTTCCTTATGCTGCCCGTCTTTGCCTTTCTCCTCAAGCTGCTCTACATCCGGCGGGGGCGTCTCTACGTGGAGCACCTCATCTTCAGTCTCCACCTGCATGCGTTCGCCTTTTTCGCCTTCACCGTCGGGATCCTGCTCGGCGAGGTCGAGGCCCCGTGGGTCCAGACCGCCGCGACCTGGGTGGAACTAGCGCCCCTCCTGTACCTCGTCGTCGCGATGGGGCACGTCTACGAGCAAGGACTCATCAAGTCGACGATCAAGGCGTTCCTCCTGCTGCTCGTGTATTCAATTATGCTGCTGATTGGATTCATTCTGCTCGCCCTCGCGGCCGTGGTGTTAATGTAG
- a CDS encoding OmpP1/FadL family transporter gives MSTRSFCSRLLLLFLVGLVGGGPAIAAAQTADDAYRFSNRFPAVGTRATGMSGAGGVGGWADPSALYTNPAGLGYYQASEISGSLSGLLSRDESTYQIFVDGPASQNTGDNATARLGHLTGIYNVDTERGSLVFALGFNRTSAFDRELTYSGKNSSSSITDTFLPFGEEFDVSEDNGTVNIDVFPVVPFVAFQAGAVEFFNSRFQNDQYPFLQAVAPGQSIQQDGTVTRGGSMNEFSFAGAVEVAPDVMIGGAANISYGTYVFENELTETATRPGSNDGYSVVVGDRLLEGFRSMFFRERFTSDLTGFNLRLGLSANAAEDVRLGFTVETPTWYSIDETFTDAFIRTEFGNGSLAYGDDPDEDAARGEFQYQLQTPWRLSTGVSYTRDPFLISADVEFVDWSQTRLDADETEFDVTNETLEEYDYVVNWRGGIEYRSENGLSLRTGIAYRPGARGFDFTLADGEETDRSRLFLSAGAGVQLSERLSLNAAWMQERSTDQFLPYASVTPPGESEPIDVPVIDEDVVRNQIRVGFRYSF, from the coding sequence ATGTCGACGCGGTCGTTTTGCTCTCGGCTCCTCCTGCTCTTTCTCGTTGGCCTTGTCGGGGGGGGGCCCGCCATCGCCGCCGCACAGACAGCGGATGATGCGTACCGCTTCTCCAATCGGTTTCCGGCGGTCGGGACACGTGCGACCGGAATGAGCGGCGCCGGCGGCGTGGGGGGATGGGCCGACCCGAGTGCCCTCTACACCAACCCGGCGGGCCTCGGGTACTACCAGGCGTCGGAGATCAGCGGGAGCCTCAGTGGACTGCTTAGTCGAGATGAATCTACCTACCAGATCTTCGTCGACGGGCCTGCCTCCCAGAATACCGGCGACAACGCGACCGCCCGGCTCGGCCATCTCACGGGCATCTACAACGTGGATACGGAACGAGGATCGCTCGTTTTTGCGCTCGGCTTTAACCGGACGTCTGCGTTCGACCGCGAGTTGACGTACAGCGGTAAAAATTCCTCTAGCTCGATTACGGACACATTTTTGCCATTCGGGGAGGAGTTCGACGTCTCGGAGGACAACGGCACCGTCAACATCGATGTCTTTCCCGTCGTCCCCTTTGTCGCCTTTCAGGCAGGAGCCGTTGAATTTTTCAATTCTCGATTTCAGAACGACCAGTATCCATTCCTTCAGGCCGTCGCCCCAGGCCAAAGCATCCAACAAGACGGTACAGTAACGCGGGGCGGCTCCATGAACGAATTCAGCTTCGCCGGCGCCGTCGAGGTCGCGCCGGACGTAATGATTGGAGGGGCCGCCAATATCTCGTACGGTACGTACGTGTTCGAGAACGAGTTGACGGAAACGGCGACCCGCCCTGGCTCTAACGACGGGTACTCCGTCGTCGTGGGCGACCGGCTACTTGAGGGCTTCCGGAGCATGTTCTTCCGTGAGCGATTCACCTCCGACCTCACGGGCTTCAACCTTCGCCTCGGCCTCTCGGCCAACGCAGCCGAAGACGTCCGGCTGGGGTTTACGGTGGAGACGCCCACCTGGTACTCCATTGACGAGACGTTCACGGACGCGTTTATCCGCACCGAGTTTGGGAACGGATCGCTGGCCTACGGGGACGACCCCGACGAAGACGCCGCCCGCGGGGAATTTCAGTACCAGTTGCAAACCCCGTGGCGTCTCAGCACCGGCGTGAGCTACACGCGCGACCCGTTCCTAATTTCGGCCGACGTGGAGTTCGTGGACTGGTCCCAGACACGTCTCGATGCCGACGAGACTGAGTTCGATGTGACGAACGAGACTCTCGAGGAGTACGACTATGTGGTGAACTGGCGGGGCGGCATCGAATACCGTTCGGAAAACGGCCTCTCTCTACGGACCGGGATCGCGTACCGCCCGGGGGCTCGCGGGTTTGACTTCACCCTGGCCGATGGCGAAGAGACCGATCGCTCACGCTTGTTTCTGTCGGCAGGGGCTGGCGTCCAGTTGAGCGAGCGCCTTTCCCTGAATGCCGCCTGGATGCAGGAGCGCTCGACGGATCAGTTTCTCCCCTACGCAAGCGTGACGCCCCCCGGCGAGTCCGAACCGATTGACGTTCCGGTCATCGACGAGGACGTCGTCCGGAACCAGATTCGGGTGGGTTTTCGCTACTCGTTCTGA
- a CDS encoding DUF423 domain-containing protein: MPRLFVGLGAIAALIGVALGAFGAHGLEGRVSPERVETFRTGVAYQMYHALALLVVGWAAAQGWGPSLHWAGYCFVTGIVIFSGSLYVLVLSDTGWLGAITPLGGVAFIAGWALLAWAAFTGG; encoded by the coding sequence ATGCCCCGCCTGTTCGTTGGACTCGGCGCGATTGCGGCGCTTATCGGCGTTGCCCTCGGCGCGTTCGGGGCGCACGGGCTTGAAGGGCGCGTCTCGCCGGAGCGGGTGGAGACGTTTCGCACCGGGGTGGCGTATCAGATGTACCACGCCCTCGCCCTCCTCGTCGTGGGCTGGGCCGCCGCGCAGGGCTGGGGGCCGTCCCTGCACTGGGCCGGCTACTGCTTCGTCACCGGCATCGTGATCTTTTCGGGCAGCCTGTACGTGCTCGTCCTGAGCGACACGGGCTGGCTTGGCGCGATCACCCCGCTCGGGGGCGTGGCCTTCATCGCGGGCTGGGCCCTACTGGCATGGGCGGCGTTCACTGGGGGATAG
- a CDS encoding LytR C-terminal domain-containing protein: protein MAQWPSRFTNGLLNAALVAAGLGAAVLLYAFASRTVFTGPSPKRPPSDTSQLVSRIIQVEVRNGAGVDRLAERTTQYLRDRGFDVVDVGNHSSFDQAHSVVIDRAGNPEAARNVAEALGIPFSRVRQNIKPEYYLDASVILGRDYAQLRPFQEAP, encoded by the coding sequence ATGGCCCAATGGCCCTCCCGCTTCACCAATGGACTGCTGAACGCTGCGCTCGTAGCGGCTGGACTGGGCGCGGCCGTTCTGTTGTACGCCTTTGCGAGTCGGACCGTCTTCACGGGCCCGAGCCCGAAACGCCCCCCCTCCGACACCTCGCAGCTGGTGAGCCGGATCATCCAGGTAGAGGTGCGCAACGGCGCCGGGGTCGATCGCCTCGCCGAGCGCACCACACAGTACCTCCGCGACCGCGGCTTTGACGTGGTCGACGTGGGCAACCACTCGTCGTTCGACCAGGCCCACTCGGTCGTGATCGACCGGGCCGGCAACCCCGAGGCCGCACGAAACGTGGCGGAGGCGCTTGGGATTCCGTTCTCCCGGGTGCGTCAGAACATCAAACCGGAGTACTATCTCGACGCCTCCGTGATTCTCGGCCGCGACTACGCACAACTCCGCCCGTTTCAGGAGGCCCCCTAG
- the mltG gene encoding endolytic transglycosylase MltG: MYARSRLGIVVAILFVGGLVAGVGGALVFGPNTGGYDAPRSVYIARGATLDTAIDSLAQADVLVVPAAFRLVARATGWGQQIKSGHYRIAPRRSNYALLDKLRRGLQDPVRITLPPGVQPGALTSVLGRRLERDAGAFRAALRDTSLAEALDSTPARLFGYMLPETYEFYWQTPPEAVVRRVKQGFDRFYERELAAGADSLGLTKREVVTLASIVEWEALVDAEKPAIAGVYLNRLTRGWPLQADPTIQYVLLDTKGARVTRVLYEHLEIDHPYNTYQNQGLPPGPITNPSPSSLRAAARPERHEYLYFAADGTGGHTFSRTLREHNRAAEKYQRMLDERRSDGRP; encoded by the coding sequence GTGTACGCTCGCAGTCGCCTCGGGATCGTCGTTGCAATCCTCTTTGTTGGGGGGCTCGTCGCCGGTGTGGGGGGCGCGTTGGTCTTCGGGCCCAATACGGGCGGGTACGATGCGCCCCGCAGCGTGTACATCGCGCGCGGAGCGACGCTCGACACGGCCATCGATTCGTTGGCGCAGGCCGACGTGCTCGTCGTGCCCGCCGCGTTCCGGCTCGTGGCGCGGGCGACCGGGTGGGGGCAGCAGATCAAGTCGGGGCACTACCGCATTGCTCCCCGCCGCTCCAACTACGCCCTGCTCGACAAGCTGCGGCGGGGCCTGCAGGACCCGGTGCGCATTACACTCCCGCCGGGCGTGCAGCCCGGCGCCCTCACGTCGGTCCTGGGCCGGCGGCTCGAACGGGACGCCGGCGCATTCCGCGCGGCCCTTCGCGACACGAGCCTCGCCGAGGCGCTCGACAGCACCCCCGCGCGGCTGTTCGGGTACATGCTCCCCGAGACGTACGAGTTCTACTGGCAGACGCCCCCCGAGGCCGTCGTTCGGCGCGTCAAACAGGGATTCGATCGCTTCTACGAGCGCGAGCTTGCCGCCGGGGCCGACAGCCTCGGGCTCACAAAGCGGGAGGTCGTCACGCTTGCCTCGATTGTGGAGTGGGAAGCCCTCGTCGACGCCGAGAAGCCGGCGATTGCCGGGGTGTACCTGAATCGTCTCACCCGCGGGTGGCCCCTCCAGGCGGACCCGACCATCCAGTACGTCCTGCTCGACACGAAGGGGGCCCGCGTCACCCGGGTTCTCTACGAGCACCTCGAGATCGACCACCCGTACAACACCTACCAGAATCAGGGCCTGCCGCCCGGGCCCATCACGAATCCGTCCCCCTCCAGCCTGCGGGCCGCGGCTCGTCCCGAGCGGCACGAGTACCTTTACTTTGCGGCCGACGGGACCGGCGGGCACACCTTCAGCCGCACGCTCCGGGAGCACAACCGGGCGGCGGAGAAGTACCAGCGGATGCTCGACGAGCGTCGGTCAGATGGCAGGCCCTAG
- a CDS encoding TonB-dependent receptor translates to MRLYRVLILAACCWPLGAAPAHAQTWGTVTGTVTDSVQGAPLPGVTVLVEGTDFGTATSADGRYRLELPTGRYTLRFSAVGFATRVDSVTVAEGTTQLDATLASTVLKMDELTVTDGAVPNRPGVYKVDPADVQNMPTPFKDGFRALKTTPGVATNNELTQQYSVRGGGYNENLVFINGFEIFFPFRPRQGEQEGMGLLNPALASDITFYTGGFPPEYGGKLSSALDVQYVRPESDPLSGSVDLSTLDASAHLQSSALGGDLGWGFGMRRAQPGRFFGTQDLKGDYSPRFTDLQGTVSYRFSDRVSVEALGIWADNTFDLEPEERTTYFGVISLDPERPSDFKALRASLNGARTDGYTTTFGGVRLHTDLSDRLKLAHDFAYFGTRETESFDIQSDRRVCQVNPTGGDNPSNCTSVLQGESTVTRFADNSVEVRRRTGRGRYEWDLDRQTLKGGWHLRGLHFDDNLNERTTIDGRVEDGQDSTLVDRLDDSATFDEYQFGAHLQDAVDVLPTDGRLTITGGVRADYFSFNDEWTVSPRLSGRFVATDRLTLTGAWGIYHQKPTYRELRGTPTDTASIRGTLDQNRDIRSQRSVQYVFGGEYFFPDRRLYLRAEAYYKDLDDLISYTIEDVRVNYSGENDTYGYTYGVDFQLRGELVPGLESWFNYSYLVSRERFTDAALERYAAQAPTGFSDEFRENRTGLLPRPADQRHTFSAFVQDYVPGDKSWKVHMRLLYGSGLPYTPTSPGPKTPGGAETRIPGDRMSGRLPAYRRVDVGATKRIELVQNGIGGPVHLELTLEVLNLFDMDNTVDYSWTQGYERVPKRLTPRTLNARLHLTF, encoded by the coding sequence ATGCGCCTGTACCGCGTTTTGATTCTTGCGGCCTGTTGTTGGCCCTTGGGGGCCGCGCCTGCTCACGCCCAGACCTGGGGCACCGTCACGGGCACCGTTACGGACTCGGTGCAAGGAGCGCCCCTGCCGGGCGTAACGGTCCTGGTGGAGGGCACCGACTTCGGCACGGCCACCAGTGCCGACGGCCGCTACCGCCTGGAGCTTCCCACGGGCCGCTACACGCTCCGGTTCTCGGCGGTTGGCTTTGCGACGCGCGTCGACTCGGTCACGGTGGCGGAGGGGACGACGCAGCTCGACGCAACCCTGGCCTCCACCGTCTTGAAGATGGACGAGCTAACGGTGACGGACGGGGCCGTCCCCAACCGGCCCGGTGTCTACAAGGTCGACCCGGCCGACGTGCAGAACATGCCCACGCCCTTCAAAGACGGCTTCCGGGCCCTCAAGACCACGCCGGGAGTGGCGACCAACAACGAGCTGACCCAGCAGTATTCGGTGCGCGGCGGGGGGTACAACGAGAACCTCGTCTTCATCAACGGCTTTGAGATTTTCTTCCCCTTCCGGCCCCGGCAGGGGGAGCAGGAGGGGATGGGCCTGTTGAACCCGGCCCTGGCCTCGGACATCACGTTCTACACGGGCGGCTTTCCGCCCGAGTACGGGGGCAAGCTCTCCTCCGCGCTTGACGTGCAGTACGTCCGCCCCGAGAGTGACCCCCTGAGCGGGTCGGTCGACCTCTCCACGCTCGACGCCAGCGCGCACCTTCAGTCGTCGGCCCTCGGGGGCGATCTCGGGTGGGGGTTCGGGATGCGGCGGGCGCAGCCCGGCCGGTTTTTTGGAACGCAGGACCTGAAGGGCGACTACAGCCCCCGCTTCACCGACCTGCAGGGCACGGTGTCCTACCGGTTCTCCGATCGCGTCTCGGTAGAGGCCCTCGGCATCTGGGCCGACAATACCTTCGACCTGGAGCCGGAGGAACGGACCACCTACTTCGGGGTCATCAGCCTCGATCCGGAGCGGCCCTCCGACTTCAAGGCGCTCCGGGCCAGCCTAAACGGGGCCCGCACGGACGGATACACCACCACGTTTGGGGGCGTGCGGCTCCACACGGACCTCTCCGACCGGCTTAAGCTGGCGCACGATTTTGCCTATTTCGGAACGCGGGAGACCGAGAGCTTCGACATCCAGAGCGACCGACGGGTGTGCCAGGTCAACCCCACGGGCGGAGACAACCCGTCAAACTGCACCAGCGTGCTCCAGGGGGAGTCTACGGTGACCCGGTTTGCCGATAACTCCGTGGAGGTGCGGCGTCGGACCGGACGGGGGCGCTACGAATGGGACCTCGACCGACAGACGCTGAAGGGCGGCTGGCACCTGCGCGGCCTCCACTTCGACGACAACCTCAATGAGCGGACCACGATCGACGGTCGGGTGGAAGACGGCCAAGACTCTACGCTGGTCGACCGGCTCGACGACAGCGCGACATTCGACGAGTACCAGTTTGGGGCCCACCTCCAGGACGCCGTGGATGTGCTCCCCACCGACGGCCGCCTCACCATCACGGGCGGGGTGCGGGCCGACTACTTCTCGTTTAACGACGAGTGGACGGTCTCCCCTCGCCTGTCGGGCCGCTTCGTGGCCACCGACCGTCTCACCCTCACGGGGGCCTGGGGCATCTATCACCAGAAGCCGACCTACCGGGAGCTTCGGGGCACCCCGACGGACACCGCGTCGATCCGGGGCACGCTGGACCAAAACCGAGACATCCGGTCGCAACGGTCGGTGCAGTACGTATTCGGCGGGGAGTACTTCTTTCCCGATCGGCGGCTGTACCTGCGGGCCGAGGCGTACTACAAAGACCTCGACGACCTGATTTCCTACACCATCGAGGACGTGCGGGTGAACTATTCCGGCGAGAACGACACCTACGGGTACACTTACGGGGTGGACTTTCAGCTTCGGGGCGAACTCGTCCCGGGCCTGGAGAGTTGGTTCAACTACAGCTACCTGGTCTCCCGCGAGCGGTTCACGGACGCGGCGCTGGAGCGGTACGCGGCCCAGGCGCCGACGGGGTTCTCCGACGAGTTTCGGGAAAACCGAACGGGCCTCCTGCCCCGCCCCGCCGATCAGCGCCACACCTTTTCGGCGTTTGTGCAGGACTACGTGCCGGGGGACAAGTCCTGGAAGGTGCACATGCGCCTGCTCTACGGCAGTGGGCTGCCGTACACCCCCACCAGTCCAGGGCCGAAAACCCCGGGCGGGGCCGAGACCCGCATTCCGGGCGACCGGATGAGCGGACGGCTCCCGGCCTACCGGCGCGTGGACGTGGGGGCGACCAAGCGCATCGAGCTGGTCCAAAACGGAATCGGCGGGCCCGTCCACCTGGAGCTCACGCTCGAAGTGCTCAACCTCTTCGACATGGACAACACCGTCGACTACAGCTGGACGCAGGGCTATGAGCGCGTGCCCAAGCGCCTGACCCCGCGGACCCTGAACGCACGCCTCCACCTCACCTTTTAG
- the rsfS gene encoding ribosome silencing factor has product MASPDQTSSPEPSLRRTPENPSPVLAARVADAMADKRAMNISVIDLREVSSMADFFVLGTGESDLQVKAIANGIADHVQETCGEEPWKREGTDHLQWVVLDYVDVVAHVFLPDKREHYRIDRLWGEADSEIVPEDGDASDLDLLQDRLQQSSDPA; this is encoded by the coding sequence ATGGCTTCCCCCGACCAGACCTCCTCCCCAGAGCCTTCCCTCCGCCGAACCCCCGAGAACCCCAGTCCGGTGCTTGCCGCGCGGGTCGCAGATGCCATGGCCGACAAGCGGGCCATGAACATCAGTGTCATCGATCTACGGGAGGTGAGTAGCATGGCTGATTTCTTCGTTCTCGGCACCGGCGAGTCGGACCTCCAGGTGAAGGCCATCGCCAACGGCATCGCGGATCATGTGCAGGAGACATGCGGGGAGGAGCCCTGGAAGCGGGAAGGCACGGATCACCTCCAGTGGGTCGTGCTCGACTACGTAGATGTCGTCGCGCACGTCTTCCTGCCCGACAAGCGGGAGCACTACCGAATCGACCGCCTCTGGGGGGAGGCCGATTCGGAGATCGTGCCCGAGGACGGCGACGCCTCGGACCTTGACCTCCTGCAGGACCGCCTGCAGCAGTCTTCAGACCCGGCGTAA